DNA sequence from the Sulfurimonas sp. HSL3-1 genome:
CGGCACGCTGATCTCGTGCAGGTTCTCGATCGCCTTGTCGACCCCGCAGAAGTTCATCCGTACAATCATCTCGCCTTTTTTGCCGTAGGTCTTCTCGATACTCTCCTTGATCTTCGCGACCGCCTGCTCCAGAGGGATCACTTCGGCGATATGGAAGAAGCAGGTCTGCATGATCGTGTTGATCCGCCGCCCCAGTCCGCACTCTTTGGCCACATCATAGGCATTGATGGTGTAGAGTTTCAGCCCCTTTTCGATGATCCGCTCCTGGGCGATCCGCGGCAGGCGCATCCACACCTCGTCGGCGTCGTAAGGGGCGTTGATGAGCACTTTCGCCCCCGGCTTCGCCTGCTTGAGAATATCGTATTTGAGAATGAAGACGAACTGGTGCACCCCGACGAAATCCGCCGTGTCGATAAGGTAGGTCGAACGGATCGGTTCCGGGGAGAAGCGCAGGTGCGAGATCGTCATGGAGCCGGATTTCTTCGAATCATAGACGAAGTACCCCTGCACATGTTCTCCCGTCTCCCCGATGATCTTGATGGAGTTCTTGTTCGCCCCGACGGTCCCGTCGCTGCCCAGGCCGTAGAAAAGCGCCTGCGTTACCCCCTCTGACGGCGTCTCGAAGGGAGCGGCCTCGAGGGAGAGGTGTGTCACGTCGTCGGTGATGCCGACGGTAAAGCGCGGTTTCGACTCCGCTTTTTTCAATTCGTCGAAGACCGCTTTGACCATGGCCGGCGTAAACTCCTTGGAGGAGAGTCCGTAGCGTCCCCCGATGATACGGGGCATCGATTTGCAGCGTCCCCTTGCGAAGGCTTCCGCGTAGGCGTGCATCACGTCCGAGAAGAGCGGTTCCGCATACGCCCCCGGCTCCTTTGTACGGTCAAGGACCGCGATCGCCTCGACGCTTTTGGGGATCGCTTCGAGCAGGCGCTCGGCATCGAAAGGACGGAAGAGGCGGACGGTCAGGACGCCCGTTTCGTATCCGAGCGTATTGAGCGCATCCACCGTTTCGCGCGCCGTCTTCGCGCCGGAGGTCATCAGCACAATCAGCTTTTTCGGGTTGGGACAGCCGTAGTATTCGTACAGACGGTACTGCCTGCCCGTCAAAGCCGCGAAACGGTCCATCTGCTTCTGGACGATGCCGGGGAAGGCGTCATAGTAGCAGTTGACGCTCTCGCGCCCCTGGAAGTAGACGTCGGGGTTCTGGCTCGTTCCCCGAAGGACGGGAGCTTCGGGGTCGAGGGCGCGCGCCTTGTGGGCGTTGACCAGTTCGGTCGAAATCATCGCTTTAAGCACCGCATCGTCGAGCGTCTCGACGTTCATCAGCTCATGCGACGTTCTAAAGCCGTCGAAAAAGTGCAGCACGGGCAGCCGCCCCTCCAGCGCCGCCGCCTGGGCGATCAGGGCGAAATCCTGTGCCTCCTGGGCATCGCAGGAGGCAAGCATCGCGAACCCCGTCGGCCGGCACTGCATGACATCGGTGTGGTCCCCGAAGATCGAGAGCGCCTGCGCCGCCAGCGAACGCGCCGCGACGTGGAAAACGGTCGGGGTGAGCTCCCCGGCGATTTTATGCATGTTCGGGATCATCAGCAGCAGCCCCTGCGACGCCGTAAAGGTCGTCGTCAGCGCCCCGGCCTGCAGCGCACCGTGGACCGCGCCGCTCGCACCCCCCTCGCTCTGCATCTCCATTACGTCCGGCACGGTGCCGAAGATGTTTTTCTCCCCATTCTCGGCATATTCGTCGGAGTGTTCCCCCATGGGGGATGAGGGGGTGATGGGATAGATCGCGATCACCTCGTTGGTTTTGAATGCGACGCGCGCAACCGCTTCGTTGGCGTCCATAACGATGCGTGACATACCGGGCTCCTTATCGTAATGCGTTGACGTTTGGACCCATTGTACTCCGACGCACTATAGACAACGATTAAAAAAAACGGTTTGCAACCGTAAGGAGATTTTCGGGGTGCCGAACCCCGTGAAAATGCGCAGCGGCGCTCAGTCGATCA
Encoded proteins:
- the nifJ gene encoding pyruvate:ferredoxin (flavodoxin) oxidoreductase translates to MSRIVMDANEAVARVAFKTNEVIAIYPITPSSPMGEHSDEYAENGEKNIFGTVPDVMEMQSEGGASGAVHGALQAGALTTTFTASQGLLLMIPNMHKIAGELTPTVFHVAARSLAAQALSIFGDHTDVMQCRPTGFAMLASCDAQEAQDFALIAQAAALEGRLPVLHFFDGFRTSHELMNVETLDDAVLKAMISTELVNAHKARALDPEAPVLRGTSQNPDVYFQGRESVNCYYDAFPGIVQKQMDRFAALTGRQYRLYEYYGCPNPKKLIVLMTSGAKTARETVDALNTLGYETGVLTVRLFRPFDAERLLEAIPKSVEAIAVLDRTKEPGAYAEPLFSDVMHAYAEAFARGRCKSMPRIIGGRYGLSSKEFTPAMVKAVFDELKKAESKPRFTVGITDDVTHLSLEAAPFETPSEGVTQALFYGLGSDGTVGANKNSIKIIGETGEHVQGYFVYDSKKSGSMTISHLRFSPEPIRSTYLIDTADFVGVHQFVFILKYDILKQAKPGAKVLINAPYDADEVWMRLPRIAQERIIEKGLKLYTINAYDVAKECGLGRRINTIMQTCFFHIAEVIPLEQAVAKIKESIEKTYGKKGEMIVRMNFCGVDKAIENLHEISVPDAVGSGADLLPVYKLDVADPFLENVTAKLEAFEGDSVPVSAIPADGTWPLGTTRYEKREIALDAPVWDPDVCIQCGKCMEVCPHAVIRAKVFDDTLLEAAPEGFSAVTTKSKTFGEHELFTIKVSVEDCTGCSLCVEMCPAKNKSDLSKKAINMASIEPIHDAAVAEWDYFLSLPEVDRSRLDRTKVKEAQLLQPLFEFSGACPGCGETPYVKLASQLFGDRMIVANATGCSSIYGGNLPTTPWAKNAQGQGTAWSNSLFEDNAEFGLGMRASIDRQSHFARELLETLRDEVGSELADALAGNAQITEAEIARQRADVKSLEAKLAGIDREEARLLEGVSSYLIRKSVWAMGGDGWAYDIGYGGLDHVLASGRNINILVMDTQVYSNTGGQTSKATPIGAVAKFSAGGKPADAKDLALHALSYGNVYVARVAMGANDAQTLKAFVEAEAYEGVSIIIAYSHCIAHGYDLRYGMQQQKLAVESGLWPLMRYNPGKIGSDENPFSLDYKEPKTPVKSYMYNEARFKMVLKMNAERAGAFLEAATDKAQRDWIRYRDLADSGNLTFSKENVCK